Proteins from a single region of Pseudodesulfovibrio portus:
- a CDS encoding acyl-CoA thioesterase: MEPKSAAESEVIMTHLVLPQDANPAGNLHGGVILKHIDTAGGVVAKKHSRGNVVTVSIDRMAFKQPAYMGELLTFKASLNHVGRSSMEIGVRVEAENLRTGEVRHTNSAYLTYVALGEDGRPTPVPPLKLENETTRRRYKEAELRRELRKKERQLEEGQKVCLQKK, encoded by the coding sequence ATGGAACCGAAATCAGCAGCCGAATCCGAAGTGATCATGACCCACCTGGTGCTGCCCCAGGACGCCAACCCGGCAGGCAACCTGCACGGCGGCGTGATCCTCAAGCACATCGACACCGCGGGCGGCGTGGTGGCCAAGAAGCACTCGCGCGGCAACGTGGTCACCGTATCCATCGACCGCATGGCCTTCAAACAGCCCGCCTACATGGGCGAACTGCTGACCTTCAAGGCGAGCCTCAATCACGTGGGACGATCCAGCATGGAGATCGGCGTGCGCGTGGAGGCGGAAAATCTCAGGACAGGCGAAGTCCGCCACACCAATTCCGCCTACCTGACCTACGTGGCCCTGGGCGAAGACGGCAGGCCGACGCCCGTGCCGCCGCTCAAGCTCGAAAACGAGACCACCCGGCGACGCTACAAGGAAGCCGAGTTGCGCCGGGAGCTTCGCAAAAAGGAACGCCAACTGGAAGAAGGCCAGAAGGTCTGCCTGCAAAAGAAATAA
- a CDS encoding methyl-accepting chemotaxis protein, with protein sequence MFDPRKVPFRFKLIIGVVGMVAVSAIVMASAIIYQVGAALNDMGIDPALLEGMKQNVLVTILIIVTCVIAAAWAGGFILVKTLIKPLTNLAAYTHEVVRGNYAATIDYPAKDALSDTIDAVKNMTGELKSKLGMAQGLLNSLTQPCVVVDRNEIITFLNQPELDLLQIDDPPEKFIGMHMAEFVYNDINHPTMLGECMRDDKTIVGQATKGTGRKGRPYHLLVDISPIKDLDGDILGAFTILTETTQIVESEAEARHQTELIVETAGQAEDIAQQLDAASTTLADQVNEASQGSDIQRDRAAETATAMEQMNATVLEVARNASDASVNADHMRELAENGNALVRHLIEAIEGVGQRSEGLKESMAGLDRKTEDIGAIMQVIDDIADQTNLLALNAAIEAARAGEAGRGFAVVADEVRKLAEKTMVATKEVDGAVQSIRTGTRENVAATETAVQAVNESTELASKAGEALEHILESVTMAADQVRSIATAAEEQSATSEQVTRATDEINTISSETAQAMNQARTALNELSDLAASLKDLIQRMQS encoded by the coding sequence ATGTTCGATCCCAGAAAAGTCCCGTTCCGATTCAAACTCATCATCGGCGTTGTCGGCATGGTGGCCGTATCCGCCATAGTCATGGCCAGCGCCATCATCTATCAGGTGGGAGCGGCCCTGAACGACATGGGCATCGACCCGGCCCTGCTGGAAGGCATGAAGCAGAATGTCCTGGTGACCATCCTCATCATCGTGACCTGCGTCATCGCCGCCGCCTGGGCCGGGGGCTTCATCCTGGTCAAGACCCTTATCAAGCCGCTGACCAACCTGGCCGCATACACCCATGAGGTGGTTCGCGGCAACTACGCCGCCACCATCGATTATCCGGCCAAGGACGCCCTGTCGGATACCATCGACGCGGTGAAAAACATGACCGGCGAGCTCAAGTCCAAACTCGGCATGGCCCAGGGACTCCTGAACAGCCTGACCCAGCCCTGTGTGGTGGTGGACCGGAACGAGATCATCACCTTCCTCAACCAGCCGGAACTCGACCTGCTGCAGATCGACGACCCGCCGGAAAAATTCATCGGCATGCACATGGCCGAATTCGTGTACAACGACATCAACCACCCGACCATGCTCGGCGAGTGCATGCGGGACGACAAGACCATCGTCGGACAGGCCACCAAGGGCACGGGCCGCAAGGGCCGCCCCTATCACCTGCTGGTGGACATCTCTCCCATCAAGGACCTGGACGGCGACATCCTCGGCGCCTTCACCATCCTCACCGAAACCACGCAGATCGTGGAGAGCGAGGCCGAAGCACGGCACCAGACGGAACTCATCGTCGAGACGGCCGGACAGGCCGAGGACATCGCCCAACAGCTGGACGCCGCATCCACCACCCTGGCCGATCAGGTCAACGAGGCCAGCCAGGGCTCGGACATCCAGCGCGACCGGGCTGCGGAAACGGCCACGGCCATGGAACAGATGAACGCCACTGTCCTGGAAGTGGCCCGCAACGCCTCGGACGCGTCCGTCAACGCGGACCACATGCGCGAGCTGGCCGAGAACGGCAACGCCCTGGTGCGCCATCTGATCGAAGCCATCGAGGGAGTGGGGCAAAGGTCCGAAGGACTCAAGGAGTCCATGGCCGGACTGGACCGCAAGACCGAGGACATCGGGGCCATCATGCAGGTCATCGACGACATCGCGGACCAGACCAACCTGCTGGCGCTGAACGCGGCCATTGAAGCGGCCCGTGCGGGCGAAGCGGGCCGGGGGTTCGCGGTTGTCGCGGACGAGGTGCGCAAGCTGGCCGAAAAGACCATGGTCGCCACCAAGGAAGTGGACGGGGCCGTCCAATCCATACGCACCGGCACCAGGGAAAACGTGGCCGCCACCGAGACCGCTGTCCAGGCCGTGAACGAGTCGACCGAACTGGCGAGCAAAGCGGGCGAGGCCCTCGAACACATCCTCGAAAGCGTGACCATGGCCGCAGACCAGGTCCGTTCCATCGCCACAGCCGCCGAGGAGCAATCCGCCACCAGCGAGCAGGTCACCCGGGCCACCGACGAGATCAACACCATCTCCAGCGAGACCGCCCAGGCCATGAATCAGGCCCGGACCGCCCTGAACGAATTGTCCGACCTGGCCGCGTCGCTCAAGGACCTGATCCAGCGCATGCAGTCGTAA
- a CDS encoding RHS repeat domain-containing protein: MERPYILELRHGHNGRIMEKTETVAGEPVTWTYSYDQDGRLHEAHLNGRLICQCWYDREGRRSRDYLPATVGPNYRNYTYTPDNRLMLAGCGQYSHDENGFRSIWSDKGEYMRYEYSPDYRLLKAGVEDGNRVFTFSHDEDGQRVAKYLNGKLVEAYQWIDFVRLEAFHDGENAYEFAYADGERTPYALRRDDGAIAYLFYDQVGSLRVVADSSGYVIKEILYDPFGGVIEDSNPALRIPIGFEGGLHDRDLGFVRFGWRDYDVRTGRWTAPDPIGDRGGDPDWYGYCLDDPVNAYDPKGLKEHKTVDGVTYDENGIPIGEVGLDDPDFDPVMDLIPLPPVFRGATKAGKAIKNVYKVGKEFKFGKNWRIAPLGNRTGKKAGELPHYHRRSINSKTGKTKEGQGIGRHRPWDKKKNDTSYKDRF; this comes from the coding sequence ATGGAACGACCGTATATTCTTGAACTGAGGCACGGCCATAATGGTCGCATTATGGAGAAGACCGAAACCGTGGCCGGTGAACCCGTCACCTGGACGTATTCCTATGATCAGGATGGTCGGCTGCACGAGGCCCATCTGAACGGCAGGTTGATCTGCCAATGCTGGTACGACAGGGAGGGGCGCAGGAGCAGAGACTATCTTCCCGCCACCGTTGGGCCGAACTACCGAAACTACACCTACACCCCGGACAACCGGCTCATGCTGGCCGGGTGCGGCCAATACTCCCACGACGAGAACGGCTTCCGGTCCATCTGGTCGGACAAGGGCGAGTATATGCGTTACGAATACTCGCCGGATTACCGCTTGCTCAAGGCCGGAGTCGAAGATGGAAACCGGGTGTTCACCTTCAGTCATGACGAAGACGGGCAGCGAGTTGCCAAATACCTGAATGGGAAACTGGTTGAAGCCTACCAATGGATCGACTTCGTGCGTCTGGAGGCATTTCACGACGGCGAAAACGCTTATGAATTCGCCTACGCGGACGGCGAGCGCACCCCCTATGCCCTGCGTCGTGACGACGGAGCAATCGCCTACCTCTTTTACGACCAGGTGGGCAGCCTTCGCGTGGTTGCCGACTCCTCCGGCTACGTGATAAAGGAAATTCTCTACGACCCGTTCGGCGGTGTCATCGAAGACTCCAACCCGGCCCTGCGCATCCCCATCGGTTTCGAAGGCGGCCTGCACGACCGCGACCTGGGCTTTGTCCGCTTCGGCTGGCGGGACTACGATGTCCGCACCGGCAGATGGACCGCTCCCGACCCCATCGGTGATCGCGGCGGCGACCCGGATTGGTACGGGTATTGCCTCGACGACCCGGTGAATGCATATGACCCAAAGGGATTGAAAGAACACAAAACTGTCGATGGTGTTACGTATGATGAAAATGGTATCCCGATAGGCGAAGTCGGGCTTGATGATCCTGACTTTGATCCTGTAATGGATTTAATTCCTTTGCCTCCCGTCTTCCGAGGAGCGACTAAAGCTGGGAAGGCTATAAAGAATGTCTACAAGGTTGGTAAGGAGTTCAAGTTTGGTAAGAATTGGAGGATTGCCCCTCTCGGAAATAGAACAGGAAAAAAGGCAGGAGAATTGCCCCACTATCATCGGCGGAGCATTAATTCCAAGACCGGAAAGACAAAAGAAGGTCAAGGTATTGGAAGACACAGGCCATGGGACAAAAAGAAAAATGATACGTCCTACAAAGATAGGTTTTAA
- the sfsA gene encoding DNA/RNA nuclease SfsA — protein sequence MSRPSCHLPFPAPCRRAAFIRRIKRFTVEATALEGPDKGTILAAHTNNTGSMMGLLRPGATALLSPAANPNRKLKYTLEGLELAGAMVGVNTFTPNRMLHAAWQAGAMEEMAGYSHFKKEAVIGQSRLDAHLSDGNGDLWVECKNVTMVEDGVARFPDAVTERGQKHLRELMSLAETGVRVALFFLVQRSDGHCFGPADFIDPAYARLFYEALDAGVEAWPYEAHVDETGITLGEKLEVVRP from the coding sequence GTGTCCAGACCATCCTGCCATCTTCCGTTTCCCGCTCCCTGCCGCAGGGCGGCCTTCATCCGTCGCATCAAGCGGTTCACGGTGGAGGCGACCGCGCTTGAAGGCCCGGACAAGGGGACGATCCTTGCCGCCCACACCAACAACACCGGGTCCATGATGGGGCTGCTGCGCCCCGGCGCAACCGCGCTCCTGTCCCCCGCCGCCAATCCGAACCGCAAGCTCAAGTATACCCTGGAAGGGCTGGAGCTGGCCGGGGCCATGGTCGGGGTGAACACGTTCACGCCCAACCGCATGCTCCACGCCGCCTGGCAGGCCGGGGCCATGGAAGAGATGGCCGGATACAGCCATTTCAAGAAGGAAGCCGTGATCGGGCAGAGCCGCCTCGACGCGCACCTGTCCGACGGGAACGGCGACCTGTGGGTGGAATGCAAGAACGTGACTATGGTCGAGGACGGCGTGGCCCGCTTCCCGGACGCGGTCACCGAGCGGGGACAGAAGCACCTGCGCGAGCTCATGTCCCTGGCCGAAACCGGGGTGCGGGTGGCCTTGTTCTTCTTGGTCCAGCGGTCCGACGGGCACTGCTTCGGACCGGCCGACTTCATTGATCCGGCATACGCACGGTTGTTTTACGAGGCGCTCGACGCCGGGGTGGAGGCGTGGCCTTACGAGGCCCATGTGGACGAGACCGGCATCACGCTCGGTGAGAAACTCGAGGTGGTGCGCCCGTGA
- a CDS encoding epoxyqueuosine reductase QueH gives MKRLLLHICCGPCSITTLKTLLAQGFEVTGLFYNPNIHPLMEYVKRRDGCIQVAEKLGIKVIVKDGEYDPQKWFRAVAHRENNRCFHCYAMRMERTAQIARKGGFDYFTTTLLYSKHQKHDEIAALGRDLETEKTKFLYHDFREGWKEGIDVSKEWGIYRQQYCGCLYSENERYKKELGD, from the coding sequence ATGAAAAGATTGTTATTGCATATCTGTTGCGGCCCGTGTTCGATCACCACGCTGAAGACCCTGCTTGCCCAAGGGTTTGAGGTCACCGGGCTGTTCTACAACCCGAACATCCACCCGCTCATGGAGTACGTGAAGCGGCGGGACGGCTGCATCCAGGTGGCCGAAAAACTCGGCATCAAGGTCATCGTCAAGGACGGCGAATACGACCCGCAAAAATGGTTCAGGGCCGTGGCCCACCGCGAGAACAACCGGTGCTTCCACTGCTATGCCATGCGCATGGAACGCACCGCCCAGATCGCCAGAAAGGGCGGATTCGACTATTTCACCACCACCCTGCTCTATTCCAAGCACCAGAAGCACGACGAGATCGCGGCCCTGGGCCGGGACCTGGAAACGGAAAAGACGAAGTTCCTCTACCACGACTTCCGCGAGGGCTGGAAAGAGGGCATCGACGTGTCCAAGGAATGGGGCATCTACCGCCAGCAGTATTGCGGCTGCCTGTACAGCGAAAACGAGCGGTACAAGAAGGAATTGGGAGACTAG
- a CDS encoding DMT family transporter — MIALMLGAVLISFSSVMIVLAGLPPDVAGFYRLMGGGLTMMAVLAWCGRLNLITPRILKWGLVGGLFYAGDFFFWHRCIGYVGPGMATMLGNFQVIPLTILSVILLKERVTRLQLLAIPLALAGLYLMVGVQWDTFSADFRMGVYFGLLTALFYALYLFSLKYALAEVRADPLVIAAVVAVITGVILGSLAVGGGQSFVIPSLESLAAISALALGCHAVGCFLIARGMQFVRGAAIGLILLLQPVLSYIWDILFFAKPVVWVELAGVAAALAGIYIGSVRPGKSHTE, encoded by the coding sequence GTGATCGCCCTGATGCTGGGGGCCGTCCTGATCAGCTTCTCCTCGGTCATGATCGTGCTGGCCGGATTGCCGCCGGACGTGGCCGGGTTCTACCGGCTCATGGGCGGCGGCCTGACCATGATGGCCGTGCTGGCCTGGTGCGGGCGGCTCAACCTGATCACCCCGCGCATCCTCAAGTGGGGGCTGGTGGGCGGCCTGTTCTATGCCGGGGATTTCTTCTTCTGGCATCGGTGCATCGGCTACGTCGGCCCCGGCATGGCCACCATGCTCGGCAATTTCCAGGTCATCCCCCTGACCATCCTGTCCGTGATCCTGCTCAAGGAGCGGGTCACCAGGCTGCAGCTCCTGGCCATCCCCCTGGCCCTGGCCGGGCTCTACCTCATGGTCGGGGTGCAATGGGACACGTTCTCCGCCGACTTCCGCATGGGCGTATATTTCGGCCTGCTCACGGCCTTGTTCTACGCCCTGTACCTGTTCAGCCTGAAGTACGCCCTGGCCGAGGTCCGGGCCGATCCGCTGGTCATCGCCGCCGTCGTGGCCGTGATCACCGGCGTCATCCTCGGTTCACTGGCCGTGGGCGGCGGCCAGTCCTTCGTCATCCCCTCGCTCGAGTCCCTGGCGGCCATTTCGGCCCTGGCCCTGGGCTGCCACGCCGTGGGCTGCTTCCTGATCGCCCGGGGCATGCAGTTCGTGCGCGGCGCGGCCATCGGCCTGATCCTGCTCCTGCAGCCCGTGCTCTCCTACATCTGGGACATCCTCTTCTTCGCCAAGCCCGTGGTCTGGGTGGAACTGGCCGGCGTGGCCGCCGCCCTGGCCGGTATCTACATCGGCTCCGTCAGGCCGGGGAAAAGCCATACCGAGTAG
- a CDS encoding M24 family metallopeptidase yields MNTSAFEKRRQALKEEMKARELPAMLVSLAANRYYLSGFELHDAQCNESSGWVVVTPGDDYLFTDPRYVDAARQVWPDENVCVYAGRKHEEVCSFLKGKGVTSMGFEPKALHLFDYDKLKEYVDLAPTENIVESLRIIKDADEIYRMEEAIRLNHELFEYIEGELVPGRTEAEIAWLVEKFYREHGAQELAFSTIVGVGPNAALPHAIPGQTRLRENELVLIDCGCRYMDYNSDQTRTFWVGETPSDRFKKTMDQVRAAQQAAIDIIRPGLSCREAYQAAYAVFEKDGVEAMFTHGLGHGVGLETHEPPSLSRVGQGELEPGMVVTVEPGLYDPEWGGIRWEYEVLVTEDGCRVL; encoded by the coding sequence ATGAACACATCCGCTTTCGAGAAGCGCCGCCAGGCGCTCAAAGAGGAAATGAAGGCCCGCGAGCTTCCCGCCATGCTCGTATCCCTCGCCGCCAACCGCTACTACCTGTCCGGCTTCGAGCTGCACGACGCCCAGTGCAACGAATCCTCGGGCTGGGTGGTGGTCACCCCCGGCGACGACTATCTTTTCACCGACCCGCGCTACGTGGACGCCGCCCGTCAGGTCTGGCCCGACGAAAACGTCTGCGTGTACGCGGGCAGGAAGCACGAGGAGGTCTGCTCCTTTCTCAAGGGAAAGGGCGTCACCTCCATGGGCTTCGAGCCCAAGGCGCTTCACCTGTTCGACTACGACAAGCTCAAGGAATACGTGGACCTTGCTCCCACGGAAAACATCGTGGAGTCCCTGCGCATCATCAAGGACGCGGACGAAATTTACCGCATGGAAGAGGCCATCCGCCTCAACCACGAGCTGTTCGAATACATTGAGGGCGAGCTTGTCCCGGGCCGGACCGAGGCCGAGATCGCCTGGCTGGTTGAAAAATTCTATCGCGAGCACGGAGCCCAGGAGCTGGCCTTCTCCACCATCGTGGGCGTCGGCCCCAACGCGGCCCTGCCCCACGCCATTCCCGGCCAGACCAGGCTGCGCGAAAACGAGCTGGTGCTCATCGACTGCGGCTGCCGATACATGGACTACAACTCGGACCAGACCCGCACCTTCTGGGTGGGCGAGACCCCGTCCGACCGCTTCAAAAAGACCATGGACCAGGTGCGCGCCGCCCAGCAGGCGGCCATCGACATCATCCGGCCCGGCCTCTCCTGCCGGGAAGCCTATCAGGCCGCCTATGCCGTGTTCGAAAAGGACGGCGTGGAAGCGATGTTCACCCACGGCCTGGGCCACGGCGTGGGCCTCGAGACCCACGAGCCGCCGAGCCTGTCCCGCGTGGGCCAGGGCGAACTCGAGCCCGGCATGGTCGTGACCGTGGAGCCGGGCCTCTACGACCCGGAATGGGGCGGCATCAGGTGGGAATATGAAGTGCTGGTCACCGAGGACGGCTGCCGGGTGCTGTGA
- a CDS encoding VOC family protein, with amino-acid sequence MPTYTGINHMAMATGDIDATIRFWRDLLGMRLVVGLGHPGYRHYFFEISEHDMIAFFEWDGVVPLQEKDHGFPVKGPVAFDHVSFEVASEADLWEIKDRLEAADQWCSEVVDHGFIHSIYAFDPNNIAIEFSAPVAGVDIRRTPVMTDSDPSAEARKGPEPQPGAWPRVTRPTPESEREVYDGEGQVIMDAIEKQRG; translated from the coding sequence ATGCCCACGTATACCGGTATCAATCACATGGCCATGGCCACCGGCGACATCGACGCCACCATTCGTTTCTGGCGGGATCTGCTCGGCATGCGGCTGGTGGTGGGGCTGGGGCATCCCGGCTATCGCCATTACTTTTTCGAGATTTCAGAGCACGACATGATCGCCTTTTTCGAGTGGGACGGCGTGGTGCCCCTTCAGGAAAAGGACCACGGTTTTCCGGTCAAGGGGCCCGTGGCGTTCGACCACGTCTCCTTCGAGGTGGCTTCCGAGGCGGACCTGTGGGAGATCAAGGACAGGCTCGAAGCCGCCGACCAGTGGTGCTCCGAGGTGGTGGACCACGGGTTCATCCACTCCATCTACGCCTTTGATCCCAACAACATCGCCATCGAGTTCAGCGCCCCGGTTGCGGGCGTGGACATCCGCAGGACCCCGGTCATGACCGACTCGGACCCCAGCGCCGAGGCGCGCAAGGGGCCGGAGCCGCAGCCCGGGGCCTGGCCCCGGGTGACACGGCCCACGCCCGAATCGGAGCGGGAGGTCTACGACGGCGAAGGCCAGGTGATCATGGACGCCATCGAAAAGCAGCGTGGCTGA
- a CDS encoding IS1595 family transposase — MRKSRLGREKQLRLIEHFVAGTTARCAADLVGVNFKTAAYYFHRIREIIAEEEANEGMAFGEFEVDESYFGGRRKGKRGRGAAGKVPVFGILKRGGKVHTQVIPDAKGKTLMPIIQEKIQPDSVVYSDCWYGYNVLDVSEFKHFRINHSKLFADSQNHINGIENFWNQAKRHMRKFNGIPTKHFHLFLKECEWRFNNSNPRRQLKQLKQWVKKHMG, encoded by the coding sequence ATGCGAAAGAGCCGTTTAGGTCGCGAGAAGCAGCTCCGTTTGATTGAGCATTTTGTAGCCGGGACAACAGCACGATGTGCCGCTGATCTGGTCGGCGTGAACTTCAAAACGGCTGCGTATTACTTTCACCGGATTCGTGAAATTATAGCCGAAGAAGAGGCCAACGAAGGAATGGCTTTCGGCGAATTTGAAGTCGATGAAAGCTATTTCGGCGGCAGGCGAAAGGGCAAACGAGGTCGTGGGGCCGCAGGGAAAGTGCCCGTGTTCGGGATCCTTAAAAGGGGCGGGAAGGTACACACACAGGTGATTCCCGACGCCAAAGGCAAAACGCTGATGCCGATTATCCAGGAGAAGATCCAGCCCGACAGCGTTGTTTACTCAGATTGCTGGTACGGCTACAATGTCCTCGATGTGTCCGAATTCAAGCACTTCAGGATCAACCACTCCAAGTTGTTCGCCGACAGCCAGAATCACATCAATGGGATTGAGAACTTTTGGAACCAAGCCAAACGCCACATGAGAAAATTCAACGGCATTCCTACCAAGCATTTCCATCTCTTTTTGAAGGAATGCGAGTGGCGCTTTAACAACAGCAATCCGCGAAGGCAACTTAAACAGTTGAAACAGTGGGTTAAGAAGCATATGGGCTAG
- the hemW gene encoding radical SAM family heme chaperone HemW, which produces MGRIYGEDVPMKPAFPDATPKKKETTGIDDKGLLLYIHVPFCRSRCTYCSFHSQSFNQVTFAWYFKLLLDEIALWGKRLKKPVLRTIYFGGGTPSLIPLNNLDQVMKALADNFTFNPSMEVTLEANPDSAQDTSYFRGLLSMGFNRLSLGMQSLKDEDLQIMGRPHSVAMTLASFEAARRAGFGNIGLDLIWGLPNQRLKTWMDQLKLVADMRPEHISAYNLTLEEGTVMADRCAPGGDLTLPQDQEQGRMFIYGAEYLESMGYMHYEVSNFARMGFMSRHNAGYWDGSDYLGLGPSAVSTLGRRRFTVPKYMDEYDAFVRGGLVGSDYEDLSDDDLLKEMVMLSLRTGKGLDLKEFRKRAGYDLIRRQEPLITALHRENLVRINRGRLRLTKNGMLVSNVIIKRLAFGD; this is translated from the coding sequence ATGGGCAGGATCTACGGCGAAGACGTTCCCATGAAGCCCGCGTTCCCCGACGCAACCCCCAAGAAGAAGGAGACGACGGGCATCGACGACAAGGGGCTGCTCCTCTACATCCACGTCCCGTTCTGCCGTTCCCGCTGCACGTACTGCAGCTTCCACTCCCAGTCCTTCAACCAGGTCACGTTCGCCTGGTATTTCAAATTATTGCTCGACGAGATCGCCCTCTGGGGCAAGCGACTGAAAAAGCCCGTCCTGCGCACCATCTATTTCGGCGGCGGCACCCCGAGCCTGATCCCCCTGAACAACCTCGATCAGGTCATGAAAGCGCTGGCCGACAATTTCACCTTCAACCCGTCCATGGAGGTGACCCTGGAGGCCAACCCGGACTCGGCTCAGGACACGAGCTATTTCAGGGGGCTGCTGTCCATGGGCTTCAACCGGCTGTCGCTGGGCATGCAGTCCCTCAAGGACGAGGACCTCCAGATCATGGGGCGGCCCCACTCGGTGGCCATGACCCTGGCCTCCTTTGAGGCGGCCCGGCGGGCCGGATTCGGCAACATCGGCCTGGACCTGATCTGGGGGCTGCCCAACCAGCGGCTCAAGACATGGATGGACCAGCTCAAGCTGGTGGCCGACATGCGCCCGGAGCACATTTCCGCCTACAACCTGACCCTGGAGGAAGGCACGGTCATGGCCGATCGGTGCGCGCCCGGCGGCGACCTGACCCTGCCCCAGGACCAGGAGCAGGGGCGCATGTTCATCTACGGCGCCGAGTACCTGGAATCAATGGGCTACATGCACTACGAGGTGTCCAACTTCGCGCGCATGGGGTTCATGTCCAGGCACAACGCAGGCTACTGGGACGGTTCGGACTATCTGGGACTGGGCCCGTCGGCGGTCTCCACCCTGGGGCGGCGGCGGTTCACGGTGCCCAAGTACATGGACGAATACGACGCCTTCGTACGCGGCGGGCTGGTGGGCAGCGACTACGAGGACCTGTCCGACGACGACCTGCTCAAGGAGATGGTCATGCTCTCCCTGCGCACCGGCAAGGGCCTCGACCTCAAGGAATTTCGCAAGCGGGCCGGGTACGACCTGATCAGGCGGCAGGAGCCGCTCATCACGGCCCTGCACAGGGAGAACCTCGTGCGCATCAACCGGGGCAGGCTCCGGCTGACCAAAAACGGCATGCTCGTGTCCAACGTGATCATCAAACGGCTCGCCTTCGGAGATTAA
- the chrA gene encoding chromate efflux transporter, producing MRPSLFRIFIRFLKLGLTAFGGPAMVPYIRTMAVDREQWLDERTFRLGMSVTQIIPGATAMQVAAFVGLRARGGPGALAAYLGFGLPAFLLMLGLSALYFSTRDLPAVMAAFKGLQLVIVALILHAAINFAKRYLDSPAAQLLACVAGVWLGLRGNPILALAVVCVLSIFVFRQEQGTLPAKPERIDTAPLRFAGLLAAALAVFVGALYILDPELFRLGLLMIKIDCFAFGGGYVSVPLMLHEVVEVRGWLSGVQFMDGIALGQVTPGPIVMTGAFVGYAIAGVTGALVATIAVFSPSLIFLCAAMPFADRLLASPMAQRVLKGSLISLVGLLAAVAVRFFLSVEWGVVEAVIAFAAFIALRMKADILWVVIAGAAVSALLL from the coding sequence ATGCGCCCGTCCCTTTTTCGCATATTCATCCGCTTTCTCAAGCTCGGGCTGACCGCCTTCGGCGGTCCGGCCATGGTGCCGTACATCAGGACCATGGCCGTGGATCGGGAACAATGGCTCGACGAGCGCACCTTCCGGCTGGGTATGTCCGTGACCCAGATCATTCCAGGGGCCACGGCCATGCAGGTGGCCGCCTTTGTCGGACTGCGCGCCCGGGGCGGGCCCGGCGCCCTGGCCGCCTACCTCGGGTTCGGCCTGCCCGCCTTCCTGCTCATGCTCGGGCTGTCCGCCCTGTATTTCTCCACCCGCGACCTGCCTGCCGTCATGGCCGCGTTCAAGGGCCTCCAGCTCGTTATCGTGGCCCTGATCCTGCACGCGGCCATCAATTTCGCCAAACGCTACCTCGACTCCCCGGCAGCCCAGTTGCTGGCCTGCGTGGCCGGCGTCTGGCTGGGGCTCAGGGGCAACCCGATCCTGGCCCTGGCCGTGGTCTGCGTGCTGTCGATATTCGTGTTCAGGCAGGAACAGGGGACCCTCCCCGCCAAACCCGAACGGATCGACACGGCCCCCCTGCGCTTTGCCGGGCTGCTCGCCGCCGCCCTGGCCGTTTTCGTGGGCGCGTTGTACATCCTTGACCCGGAATTGTTCCGGCTCGGCCTGCTGATGATCAAGATCGACTGCTTCGCCTTTGGCGGGGGGTACGTGTCCGTGCCTCTCATGCTCCACGAAGTGGTCGAGGTGCGCGGCTGGCTGTCCGGCGTACAGTTCATGGACGGCATCGCCCTGGGCCAGGTCACGCCCGGCCCCATCGTCATGACCGGCGCGTTCGTGGGCTACGCCATCGCCGGGGTGACCGGAGCGCTGGTGGCGACCATAGCCGTGTTCTCGCCGTCGCTGATCTTTCTGTGCGCGGCCATGCCGTTCGCGGACCGCCTCCTGGCCTCGCCAATGGCCCAGCGGGTGCTCAAGGGCAGCCTCATTTCCCTGGTGGGCCTGCTGGCCGCCGTGGCCGTGCGCTTCTTCCTCAGCGTCGAGTGGGGCGTGGTCGAGGCGGTCATCGCGTTTGCCGCCTTCATAGCCCTGCGCATGAAGGCGGACATCCTCTGGGTGGTGATCGCCGGGGCGGCTGTCAGCGCACTCCTTCTCTAG